CAACAAAAAAAACTCGAGAAGAACAGCGAAAAATTCGAGAAAATCAGAAAGCTCGCTGGGAAAAGCAAAGAGAAGCTCGAGCTCAAGCTAGAGCAAGAAAGACCGCTGAACTAGAAGAAAAAACAGCTTCATTGTCAGACTCTGCTGCAGACTTTTCTAAGTCAGCCCAGAAACTTGCTGATAAATACAAGAATAAGTGGTTTTAACCTTTAAAACTACTAAATGGCGAGTGTAGCTGTTCAGCTACACTCCGCTTTCCAGTATTAAAACCATTACTTTTAAGGTGTGTACATGTCCTCTATACAACACTTAAAAAATCGACCCACTCCAGAAAGCAATCCACAAGATTCTGCGCCCATAGCACAGCAAAGAAGCTCTTTACAAAGAGCTCTAACCGTTGTAACTATTGTATTAGCTATCCTAGTTGGGGCAGCTACAGTCGCTTCAGCTGCTATACTTTGCCCTACAACTCCATTCGTAATCCTCACCCTAGCCATAGTATCTTCTTTAGCTACCATTATCTTAATCTGTTGTGTATTAGATCGCCAGAGACCTACCCGCCCTATTCCTCCTGAAAAACCAGAACCAGTAGAACTAAAAGATATTAAAGAAAAGAAGCCCCCAGCTCCCCCAAAAGCTCCTGAATTAGAACCTTCTAAAGAACCAACCCCAGTAGAACCTATTAAGAAGCCCGAGCCTGAAAAGCCGGTAGCTCCTGTAGAAAAAAGGGTTCCGAAAAAACTCGAGGAACCCCAATTTAATTATAAAACTATTCAAAAATTACTATCCACTAACTGGATTTTAGAATTAACAGAAGAAGGACCTCTGTACCGATCTACTACAAATGAAAATCTATGCCTTGTCTCTAAACTCTCTCCCGTATACGATCCAAGAAATGCTTACCAATCTCCAGAACAAATTCAAGCACTGCAAACCTCTGTCGTTTGGGTACAAGAAACCAGCGGAGCTCCAAATTTAGGAAGGGGTAGCAAAATGAAAGACCCTGAGCTCCCTAAAAATCTGAACGCTATTCGTATCTCTGAACAAATGAGAGAAGCAGTTTCAGATTTGTGTTTATTAACTACAGGAACAGCTTGGCTTACTTCAGGACAAACCATTTTCCTTCCCTACGTAGACCCAACTCTTTATGGCCCCAAAGCCATGGTCTTCACTAGATTCTCTGGAGCGCCAGAGAACTTCTTAGAAATCCCCTCTTCGATGAAAACATATACTACTCAGTATAAAACTGTAATAGACCTGGCGACACACGCTCTCGCTGAAAAACTTTCAGCAAACATCCTATCATTGACAATTCGTCTTCCTGTTATGGGGCTCTCTTCTCTGGCAGATCCTACATACAAGGACGAGGCTACTTTACAGGCCACAAGCTTTATGACTAGGATTGCTCTTCTACAAGCTATCGATGAACTAAATGAAAACCCTGACTCAAAGTTAAGTAGAATCTCTAAAAATCGTTTAGTCACCATAGAGCTATGTGATGAAGACTTCCCTCCTCTAGGGCCCATTAACGAAGGAACGCCTGCTCCAGTTGAAGAAGAATGGACAAAGCTTGAAGCCTCGGGAGAATAAATATTAACAACAAAACGAGCCAGCTTGCGACTTTTATCTGAGTTTTGGGCTGGCTTTTCCTTTTGAACTCTCGTCGATTTCTCAAAAGTTTTTACCCTTGCCTAATTTCTTTTGGTATTTTATGTAGACAGTCTAATAGACAGTTAAAAAATCGATAAAGAGTTCCCTAATTATGAAGTGGCTTTCTGCTACGGCTGTTTTCACAGCGGCGCTTCCTTCTCTGTTGGCACTTGGAGAAACCAGTGTCACCTTAAACCAAAATAAAACAGGACTCTCCGTAACAGACTCTACTAACAATTTCACTCAAGTTACTGACCCGGCAGGAACAATCTATACTATAGATGGGGACGTCACTCTCTCTAATTATAACTCGATTCCTCCTACGCCTCCCTCACCACCAGCAGAAGAAGGCGCTGCAGAGTCTACGGCTTCCAGCGCTTCTTTAAGTGAGATAAACTCCCCTAAAAAACAAACTCAACAAGCTCCTTCGGTAGACTCCTCTTCTACCACAACAAAAACGGCTAATTCAGAAAGTAAAAAGTATACGCAAGGCGGAGCTTTTTACAATCCCTATGATTTCGCCCCTACAAGCATAGTCACTAACCCCGGAACTCCTGGTTCTTTAACTATATCTAAAATTATAGTTCCTGAAGAGGGGGGCGGCATTTATTCTAAAGGTCCACTAACAATTGAAGGATTAGAAAATCTCACTTTTACTGGGAATTCTTCACAAACAGAAGGCGGAGCCATTTTTTGTGAATCGACAACTACTATTGCCGACATTATAGACACTATAACTTTCTCTAATAACTCTGCTATCGTTCCTTCACCACCTGAAGAACAACAGGTTGCCGAGCAAACAGAAGCTGGAACTCCTAGAGGAAACGGAGGAGCTATATCTTCGAAAGGGAAACTATTAATAGAAGATTTCGGCTCTATGAACCTGAATAAAAACTCTGCTTCCGGTTCCGGAGGAGCCTTCTACTCCGACAGTGCTATCGAAATTTCAAGATCTACAGGATCTACCTTTGCTAATGAAAATACAGCAAAAGAAAATGGCGGAGTTCTTTCTTCAATTTCTACCATTACTCTACACGATCTAGACTCAGCTAAGTTTAGCTCCAACAAGGCAGAAAAAAAAGGAGGAGCAATTTATTCTGGAGGAGCCTTTGTTATTTCTGGGGACAAAGGATCTTCTTCCGTCTTTTTTTCTGCTAATAAAGCTAATCAAGAAGGAGGCGGCGTCTACGCAAATACCACAACAGACTTTTTTGACGTAAGCGAGATCAAATTCCTTGCAAATACTGCTGGAGTCGAGCCCCCTCCCTCGGAGGAAGAAGATCAGAAAGAATTAACAAGCGTGGACAAATCAACGCCCTCTTCACACTTGCTTCTAGATGTTCCTACAGAAGAATCCGGGAATGGAGGCGGGCTCTACTCTAAAGAAAATGTAACTATAGATGGAGTACTGTCAACAGTTCTATTTCAAGGAAACTCAGCTGTAACAGGGAATGGCGGTGGAGCTTATGCTGCAAAAAGTTTTAGCTGCCAAAACTCCAGACGATTACAATTCTCCAACAATACTGCCACTAAAAATGGTGGTGGACTCTACTCTAAAGAAGATATCTCTTGGTCAAATTTATCTGGAACCACACTATTTAATGCTAATAAAGCAGGGGAAAAAGGAGGTGGAATCTACGTTGAAAACGATCATTCTGTTTCTCTGACAAACCTTGAAAAACTAGAGCTCACAGGAAATCAAGCATCGTCAGGAGGAGCCATCTATGCTCCTGGAGGATTTTCTATTACTTTTGAAAAAGAATCTGCAACTATTCTTCCAGAAACACCTCCCTATGCTCCGAAACCAGATATTTCTGCTTTCGGAGATGTGATTATCTCTTCTAATAAAGCTACTAAAGTTCAAAATCCTCCCGAAGACCTATTGGTGACAGCCGCTTCCCAGCAAACAGAGGAAAATAATGGAGGGGGTATTTATTCCAAAAAAGTCTCCTTCTCCAACTTAAATTCTGTATCTATTTCTGGGAACTCTGCTGAGAAAGGTGGAGGTATTTTCTCTTCAGCAACTAATGCTAATGGCATCCATGCTCTTTTAGAAAAAGGACAAAAAACAAATAAACTTAAAGCCACTCTCCTTCTATCTAGTTCTGAAGGATTAAAAGAATCCGATGTATTCTTTGACTATATTGGATCCGTCTCTCTTTCCTCTAATTCTGCCACAGAAAGTGGCGGCGGGATTTATGGAAAAAAAATTAGCTTTTGCAGAATCAATGAGCTTTCTTTTCTTGGTAATACTGCCCAAACTTCTGGGGGAGCCATCTATTCCACAGAAAATCTCAATATAGACAATGTTACTAACATTTCTGCGTCGAACAACAAAGGTTTTCAATCCGGGGGCGCTATCTATGCAAAAAACTTTTCTTTAGATTCTTGTAGATCTATTACTTTTTCTAAAAACTCTCTTGTTATTACAAAGCCTGCCGCAGCCATTTTTTCGGTAGAAGAAAATCCTGCTGGAGGAGGTGCTATCTATGGGGAAACAGTCTCCATTACCTCCACATCAGAGGGATCCATTTCCTTCTCTGATAATTCTGCTATTACAAAAACAGCTTCTACTCAAATATCTTCCAACATTAATACGTCGAGCACAATAGCATATGGAGGAGGGGTTAGCGCAAAAACTAGTATAAAATTAAAAGGACGAAGTTCTTTCTCTAGTAATTCTGCAGATGCTGGCGGAGCTCTAGCTAGCCTCGGAACAATTTCTATTGAAGGATCCTCCAATTTTTCTGGAAATAGTGCAACCTCAGAAAGTGGAGGAGCCATTTATGCTGGAGGGACCTTAACTTTAGCTGGAGGTGCCACCTTTTCTGGGAACACTTCAGCCAAAGACGGCAGCGCCATTTATTTAAAAGCCCCTTCTTCCTCTAACGGTGAATCTTCTATTAAAGCAACTTCAACAATTTTATTTTGCGATAACGTTGTAGCTCCCTCTACAATGAAACGGTCTCGCGTATATGCTCGAGATGATTCCCTTTCAGGTGCTGCAATCTTTGGAGAAAATGGAACTTCTTCCACCACTCCAAAGCTCGACCTAACAGCAGAAACTGGAGATATTATTTTTAGAAACAATGCTGTAGGTAGCGTAGAAAAAAACTCTACTTTTTGCAGCATAGGTGGAAAGATTGATTTGAATTTATATGCAGACAAAGGAACTATTTACTTTTATGATGCGGTAAACACCACCGGAAGCAGTGCCTCTACTTGTAAAATCAACAAAAATAATGGAACATCCTATACAGGAAAAGTTGTTTTCTCTGGGAAAGAACACGCAAATAAATCTACTATTGGGCAGAAAGTTACTTTATCCTCTGGTTCTTTAATTCTAGATAATGCTGAGCTCACAGTAAATTCATTCACTCAAGAGGGCGGAACCCTAGTAATGAATGCTGGGAGCGCCCTTATAGCAAAAAAACCTGACACAGTTTTACATACTCTTTCTTCTGAAAAACAAGCCAGTAAAACAACTCCAGTAAATTTAAAAACTCTTCAAGCTGACTCAAAACTAGCACAACCTCGAAGCGCTGGAGAGAATGGCATAACCATCACCAATCTGCTTATAGACATAAGTGGATTAATTGGAGGAGATGGAAAAAAAGCCCCTAAAATAAATTTAGCCGATGGCAATAATGACAGCTCTGTAGATCTATCTCAAGCTTCCATTACCATTATCGATCCAAACGGGGATTTGTATCAAAACCCCGCTTTAGGGAAAGATCTCGATCTCAAACTTATCAATTTACCTGAAGAACAAGATAACATCTCTAATATCAAACTATACGGTGATATCACTCCTCTAAAAGGCTACATGGGAACATGGAAATTGGAGACTAGTGAAAACAACTCTATCACCGCCAAATGGACTTTTGATCGTTATCAACAGTGGGCATATGTTCCAAGGGAAAGCTCCTACTATCTAAACTCCTTGGTTGGAGCTAGAGCTTCCCTTGTAGCGGTCAAACAAGGCATCTTAAATAACTGCCTATCATCTGCACGTTTTGATGATCCTTTATATAATGTCGTCTGGACATCTGGAGTTGGCACCTTCTTACAAATTGAGGAACACGCAGGAG
This is a stretch of genomic DNA from Chlamydiifrater phoenicopteri. It encodes these proteins:
- a CDS encoding autotransporter domain-containing protein; translation: MKWLSATAVFTAALPSLLALGETSVTLNQNKTGLSVTDSTNNFTQVTDPAGTIYTIDGDVTLSNYNSIPPTPPSPPAEEGAAESTASSASLSEINSPKKQTQQAPSVDSSSTTTKTANSESKKYTQGGAFYNPYDFAPTSIVTNPGTPGSLTISKIIVPEEGGGIYSKGPLTIEGLENLTFTGNSSQTEGGAIFCESTTTIADIIDTITFSNNSAIVPSPPEEQQVAEQTEAGTPRGNGGAISSKGKLLIEDFGSMNLNKNSASGSGGAFYSDSAIEISRSTGSTFANENTAKENGGVLSSISTITLHDLDSAKFSSNKAEKKGGAIYSGGAFVISGDKGSSSVFFSANKANQEGGGVYANTTTDFFDVSEIKFLANTAGVEPPPSEEEDQKELTSVDKSTPSSHLLLDVPTEESGNGGGLYSKENVTIDGVLSTVLFQGNSAVTGNGGGAYAAKSFSCQNSRRLQFSNNTATKNGGGLYSKEDISWSNLSGTTLFNANKAGEKGGGIYVENDHSVSLTNLEKLELTGNQASSGGAIYAPGGFSITFEKESATILPETPPYAPKPDISAFGDVIISSNKATKVQNPPEDLLVTAASQQTEENNGGGIYSKKVSFSNLNSVSISGNSAEKGGGIFSSATNANGIHALLEKGQKTNKLKATLLLSSSEGLKESDVFFDYIGSVSLSSNSATESGGGIYGKKISFCRINELSFLGNTAQTSGGAIYSTENLNIDNVTNISASNNKGFQSGGAIYAKNFSLDSCRSITFSKNSLVITKPAAAIFSVEENPAGGGAIYGETVSITSTSEGSISFSDNSAITKTASTQISSNINTSSTIAYGGGVSAKTSIKLKGRSSFSSNSADAGGALASLGTISIEGSSNFSGNSATSESGGAIYAGGTLTLAGGATFSGNTSAKDGSAIYLKAPSSSNGESSIKATSTILFCDNVVAPSTMKRSRVYARDDSLSGAAIFGENGTSSTTPKLDLTAETGDIIFRNNAVGSVEKNSTFCSIGGKIDLNLYADKGTIYFYDAVNTTGSSASTCKINKNNGTSYTGKVVFSGKEHANKSTIGQKVTLSSGSLILDNAELTVNSFTQEGGTLVMNAGSALIAKKPDTVLHTLSSEKQASKTTPVNLKTLQADSKLAQPRSAGENGITITNLLIDISGLIGGDGKKAPKINLADGNNDSSVDLSQASITIIDPNGDLYQNPALGKDLDLKLINLPEEQDNISNIKLYGDITPLKGYMGTWKLETSENNSITAKWTFDRYQQWAYVPRESSYYLNSLVGARASLVAVKQGILNNCLSSARFDDPLYNVVWTSGVGTFLQIEEHAGAAALNYNSKGYIAALDSKPNPDLILGAAFSQMFGRTKTEKMHKDYDYYNSEHSYQTTFYAGCPVFLLSKNYRNKRPVLWQGILSYAYMKHRSRTFYPSIWEKNLADWHDRAWVLDSRLTFDFREPTVDSSARLSAFLGCECLSLRQSSFEESYYNPRKFDSTSYRYVALPVGFSMEGTLLFEYALLYNKMMLAYTPSIFRNEPMAQYIVLSEGTKGVIRGNVPPRNTARIEFHNNTQFAPCWSLYGSYTMEAGENSFVQMLNLGSRMVF